CATGGCCGACGCCCGGCCACTCGCCGGTGAAGTCCACGCCGGTCGGTACGGGCTCTTTCAGGGCCAGGCGGACGTCGCGACCCACGGCCTGCATCAGCCTGGCCGCGTCGGTGCGGGGGATGGAGCGGCCGTGCAACGGCTTGAAGGTGGGTCGCTCGAACTCGGTGGCATAGCGCGCGGCGAGCACGCGGTCCATGATCCCGGGCCCGGCGACGCCGACGGTGGTCGCGTCCAGCCGGAACACATCGCTGCCGCCATGCTCCCGCAACAAGGCTTGCAGCCTCGGTGCGAAGACGGTCGTCCTGGCATGCTTGCCGATAGCGTGCATACGTCTCCCTACGTCTGGCAAGGAGGGACCGCACCGTTTGCCCATGAAACCCCGGCGCCTGGTGCGGTCCCGATCGTCGGCTGCGTTCCGCTAGCGGAACGTGGAGGGGACGGTCAGTACCAGATGTACCAGGCGTACGACTTCAGGCTTTTGTTCGGCGTAAGCATGTTCTTGAGCGCGAAAAGAGCTTTCATGGGTATCACCTCCGGTCGTTCGGGACCCGTGTGGCGCCATCGAAGGCATGCGGACTCGACCGACCCCGCAACACCGTCCCGTTTCCATACTAGCCTTGCCGTCCGCAGAGTGCGGGCGGCAAAGTGTATGGACGTCCGAAGTGTGACCCGGTTCGCAGAAGCGTCAGCTGTGCCGCAAACCGGGTTCGTGTGTTCTTACGGAAGGATCTCGCCTTCGTCTTCTCCGTTCCACCACGTGATGCGGATAGCGTGCACCTTCAACAGCACGATGCCCGGCGTGTCCACGCCCTGCTCGAACCAGCGTTCCAGCTTGTCCTGCCAGTGCTGCTGGAGCACCGACTTCTCACGGATCACCTGTGCCCTGCCCTCGACCGCGACGAACAGCGGCGGCTTGCCGAGCAGCGACTTGGAGCCGGTGAACGACAGCGCGACATGGTCATTGGCTTCGATCTCGCGAACCACATGGGTGTCTTCATAGGCGAAGAACCAGCTGTCACCGTCGTACTCCACGTCACCGTTGTTGCTCATGGGACGGCCGGCGATCTCGCCGGATGAGGTGAAGGTCTGCAACATCGCAAAGTCGATGTCGGCCATCTTCTTGGCAAGCTCGGGAAGCGTCATCGTCGTCATGGTCGGTCTCCTGGTGAGGCTGGCAGACTGCGTCACCCCACCGGAGGGGAACGTGAAGGATGTGCGGTTTACGGCTCGACCAACGCGGTCGATCCGTAGGCCCGGTTCATGGCCTCCTGGAACGCGTTCATCTGCTCGTTCACTTCCTTGGAAAGCGATCCCTTCTGCATGATTTCGACGGATGCATGCGAGTACGCCATGCTCAGCTTGAAGTTCTCCTTCTGCAGGGCTTCCTGCTCGGAGACGTCCTTGGCCTTCAGGTACTTCGCGTAGTTCTCGCGCAGCGGCAGGCTGAGCTGCTGCACTTCCGCGTTGTCGATCGGCGGCAACGTGGCCGGCAGGATCGTCACCTTGCGCACCACCGGCGGGGCATCCTTCTGACGGTTCGCCTCAAAGTCCTTTTTGGCATCGGGGTTCTTCCCGAGGAAGGCGACGATGAAATCCTTGGCGCGAAAAATCTTGTTGTGCACCGTGTTGTTCGAGCCGTTCTCATGTTCCACGACGCTGTCCGGCAGTTCCTCGTCCACGCCGTAGGTCCAGTCCTTGTCGATGAACAGATCGCTGGACTGCCTCATCGTGCCTTCGAACGTCACGCCTTCCAGGACCACCTGGTCCAGCTTGCCCGTGTAACCGGGCGAGGTCGAACCCACCTTCTCGAAGCTCTGGCGATAGATCACGTAATCGCTGAGCGTGGGATTGATGATGCCGCCACGTCCGCGGTAGTACGAGATGAACTTGATGTCGCCCACGACATCGCCCTTCATCGTGTGCTCGCCGGCGTCCAGCGAGAGTTCCTTGTCCTCATGCGGCGCCACCTCGTAGGTCTTGCCGTCGATGGTGAGCGACAACGGCTTGTCGGTCGGGTTGTCGATGGCGTAGTCGGCGCTGCGGCCGCTGCAGCCGGCAAGCAGGGCGATGAGGGCCAGGGGCAGGTAGCGTTTTTTCATGAGGCGGACTCGCTCGTTACAGGGGAATGGGAAGAAGGCATCGCACGGTTCGCGTGTCGCAAGGCTTCGTGCAGTTCGTCGGTCAGCGCCAGGGTCAATGCCTGCCAGGGCAGGATGCCGTGGCACGTCTGGGGGGCGACCGAGGACGGCGATCGCCCGGCCGACGCCTGCCGCACGGCAGCGTCGAGGGACACGCCGAGTGCATCGAGTCGCTCGGGAAGCGCCGGGTGCGCATCGAACGGATGGGCCATGCGCTCATCGCCCAGGTCGGTCAGCGGCGTGTCCTGGATGCTGAGGCGAAGCTGCTCGACGATGTCCTCGCCCGCCTGGCCGGAGGGCTCGATCGCGGCCAGCAACGCATGCAAGCGCGTTTCCAGCAGGATCGCGCGCGTGAGGCCGACGGCAAAGGCCGGCGCGCCGACCAGCGCCGCACCGGCCTTGTCCGCCTCGTGCTCCCTCACCCGGCTCCAGTGACGCTCGACGGCGCGGAACCGATACAGCGCATACATGGCCACCATGCGTCCGGGCCTGAGGAACACCTTGCCGATCCAGTTATCGTGCTCGTACTCGGC
This DNA window, taken from Luteibacter sp. 9135, encodes the following:
- a CDS encoding pyridoxamine 5'-phosphate oxidase family protein, encoding MTTMTLPELAKKMADIDFAMLQTFTSSGEIAGRPMSNNGDVEYDGDSWFFAYEDTHVVREIEANDHVALSFTGSKSLLGKPPLFVAVEGRAQVIREKSVLQQHWQDKLERWFEQGVDTPGIVLLKVHAIRITWWNGEDEGEILP
- a CDS encoding tryptorubin family RiPP precursor, whose translation is MKALFALKNMLTPNKSLKSYAWYIWY